From one Streptococcus pneumoniae genomic stretch:
- a CDS encoding CPBP family glutamic-type intramembrane protease — translation MTALLFFQVSYEKVDRFFYLFWTGMIQGLVFKNSKTIYPPLFLHMLWNGFLVWLSTV, via the coding sequence ATAACAGCTTTATTATTTTTTCAAGTTTCTTATGAGAAAGTGGACAGATTTTTTTATTTATTTTGGACAGGAATGATTCAGGGGCTTGTGTTTAAAAATTCCAAAACGATTTATCCACCCCTGTTCCTGCACATGCTTTGGAATGGGTTTCTAGTTTGGTTATCTACTGTATAA
- a CDS encoding helicase BlpT, with translation MTDIRKEAHDLIDEIQNIFQGAAHQANYDTIKFQENLSEILTVLQDSKPVDNKLLISLEKFYQRTSLLIGVSSLEVSEELRQAWRSYDQFHYNQVKPNLRLYGPVGTL, from the coding sequence ATGACAGACATCAGAAAAGAAGCTCATGATTTGATAGATGAGATACAGAATATTTTTCAAGGAGCAGCTCACCAAGCGAACTATGACACCATAAAATTTCAAGAGAATCTATCGGAGATACTGACAGTCTTGCAGGACAGTAAGCCTGTAGATAATAAGCTATTGATATCTCTTGAAAAATTTTACCAACGGACAAGCCTTTTAATCGGCGTTAGTTCTTTAGAGGTGAGTGAAGAACTGAGACAAGCTTGGCGGAGCTATGATCAGTTTCATTACAATCAAGTAAAGCCCAATTTAAGACTTTATGGACCAGTAGGGACTCTGTAA
- a CDS encoding thioredoxin fold domain-containing protein, producing MKKNLLKSLLLSSAAIATFGTSVVLAESQEMPTGATQVSDSVTESSTTEEMDNQSDNTEVSEAEPAVVTPEEYAVNVADFKKVGIEDVRHAFTEDSLEHTLYFGRGTCYYCRQFSPDLKEFNRIIDNRLEYYDTDGEDFNDTAKEFVFKTIGIPGTPTVLYLKNGKPVSGWVGGGVTPQQLYDYLYLGKAPEQPNDNEDKKEEPKNEPDKHSEEIVEVSDADKKSEKQMFSENRVVSDNLSTSSHQIASKNQEIQTSVSTSLDVAHSSKEVRSAREETSVNNLETKAPSSQVTPLSNASSETTKKNILPKTGEQDSNHFFRLGVALCLTLIVIRMRYFMIRNREE from the coding sequence ATGAAGAAAAATTTATTGAAATCTCTATTACTTAGTTCAGCAGCTATCGCTACTTTTGGAACTAGTGTAGTATTAGCAGAAAGTCAAGAAATGCCAACAGGTGCTACACAGGTTTCTGATTCTGTTACAGAAAGCTCTACAACTGAGGAGATGGATAATCAATCAGACAATACAGAAGTTTCTGAAGCAGAGCCTGCAGTGGTAACGCCTGAGGAGTATGCCGTTAATGTTGCTGACTTCAAAAAAGTTGGTATAGAAGATGTTCGTCATGCATTTACAGAAGATAGTCTTGAACATACGCTTTACTTTGGTCGTGGTACCTGTTACTATTGTCGTCAATTTTCACCAGATTTAAAAGAATTTAATCGGATTATTGATAATCGATTGGAATACTACGATACTGACGGTGAAGATTTTAATGATACAGCTAAAGAATTTGTCTTTAAAACAATTGGTATTCCAGGAACACCTACGGTACTGTACCTAAAAAATGGCAAGCCTGTTTCTGGTTGGGTTGGTGGAGGAGTGACTCCGCAACAACTTTATGATTATCTTTATCTTGGCAAAGCTCCAGAACAACCAAATGATAATGAAGATAAAAAAGAGGAGCCCAAAAATGAGCCTGATAAACATTCAGAAGAGATAGTAGAGGTGTCGGATGCTGATAAGAAAAGTGAGAAACAGATGTTCTCCGAAAACAGAGTAGTATCTGATAATCTCTCTACATCATCTCATCAAATAGCAAGTAAAAACCAAGAAATTCAAACTTCGGTATCTACTTCTTTAGACGTTGCTCATTCTTCTAAAGAAGTTAGGAGTGCAAGAGAAGAAACTTCTGTTAATAATTTGGAAACAAAAGCTCCCTCCTCACAAGTCACACCTCTCAGTAACGCTTCATCAGAAACGACTAAAAAGAATATTTTACCTAAGACAGGTGAGCAAGATTCGAATCATTTTTTCCGTTTAGGAGTCGCACTTTGTCTGACTTTGATTGTAATTAGAATGAGATACTTTATGATAAGAAATCGAGAGGAATAA
- a CDS encoding type II CAAX endopeptidase family protein, with the protein MQRFKNIMKFIGLILLSLLINIFPMRLIGMQETTAEPMRWGASIGYLIVAIAIIVLVWKQYQKRSGRQKYRFGWKDFGIALLFYLATRVVAIGGTVLIQVVTGNQTSANDAALLATNEQVMQMFPLYFVAFHLAIGVFAPVMEELIYRGFFSQYFFKKNQKWLKLIVSSTIFGLLHVVYPIEFPTYFALGAIFYLAYARRGNVVDSIAVHLLNNSLLVIFSVIQYLFLMFS; encoded by the coding sequence ATGCAACGATTTAAAAATATCATGAAGTTTATCGGTCTCATCTTACTCAGTTTACTCATCAATATATTTCCCATGAGATTGATTGGGATGCAAGAGACTACGGCAGAACCAATGAGATGGGGAGCAAGTATCGGGTACTTAATTGTGGCAATAGCTATTATTGTACTAGTTTGGAAACAGTATCAAAAGAGATCAGGTAGACAGAAATATAGATTTGGTTGGAAAGATTTTGGGATAGCCTTACTCTTTTATCTAGCCACTCGTGTAGTAGCTATCGGTGGGACAGTCCTTATTCAAGTAGTTACAGGTAATCAAACGTCTGCAAATGATGCGGCTTTGCTTGCGACAAATGAGCAGGTGATGCAGATGTTTCCTCTGTATTTTGTTGCCTTTCATTTGGCTATTGGTGTCTTTGCACCAGTTATGGAAGAGTTGATTTACAGAGGTTTCTTTAGCCAGTACTTTTTCAAGAAAAATCAAAAATGGTTAAAGCTGATTGTCAGCTCTACTATCTTTGGCTTACTACATGTTGTTTATCCGATTGAGTTTCCTACCTATTTTGCCCTTGGAGCGATTTTCTATCTGGCTTATGCCCGTCGGGGTAATGTTGTAGATTCAATTGCTGTTCATCTTTTGAATAACAGTTTGTTAGTGATCTTCTCTGTTATTCAATATTTGTTCTTAATGTTTAGTTAA
- a CDS encoding sigma-70 family RNA polymerase sigma factor, with translation MTYFIYVKGQKIPISKEIYKEYWRITNREKYLDRLERKYHVRPFSDYDEIQLADFMVDSQMDIEKIMETRELLQLLYEALLTLNTEEFQIVNDLFFKDKTLNDVSKSRNVSISTIARRRDKILKYLKKLLQ, from the coding sequence ATGACTTATTTTATCTATGTTAAAGGGCAAAAAATCCCTATTTCTAAAGAAATATACAAAGAATATTGGCGCATAACTAATAGAGAAAAGTATCTAGATCGCTTAGAACGAAAATATCATGTTAGACCTTTTTCTGATTATGATGAGATACAATTAGCTGATTTTATGGTAGATTCTCAGATGGATATTGAGAAAATAATGGAGACACGGGAATTATTACAGCTACTGTATGAGGCATTACTTACTCTAAATACAGAAGAGTTTCAAATAGTGAATGATTTATTTTTCAAAGATAAGACTTTAAATGATGTTTCTAAATCTAGAAATGTCTCTATTTCAACTATTGCTAGGCGTAGAGATAAAATTTTGAAATATCTAAAAAAATTATTACAGTAG
- a CDS encoding IS30 family transposase produces MSTTDCTTKRSYTHLTAGQRGKIQAWLSDGHSMAEIARRIGVHRSSISREIKRGSVQQVKKVNGKLVYFQDYFDETAQNLAEKRREVVYCLKLEKVSESFLTAFTEAMLAKPRIHSVDTFIHAYKQDNPDELVPSTKTMYTYIHQGLLAVKPIDLPRAVRLKPKVKKRTSTKKHLGTSIEERPEEINNRSEFGHWEIDSVLGLKTAGEPSILTLVERKTRYAITVYLAGKKAEFVNEAVSQLLKDYPIKSITADNGAEFATLSQLEGVQVYYAHAYSSHERGTNENFNGLLREFIPKGKSLKFITAESLATATSAINQRPRRLLGYQSAKTLLGLAQAA; encoded by the coding sequence ATGTCCACTACTGATTGTACCACAAAACGTTCTTATACGCATCTGACAGCTGGTCAGAGAGGGAAAATTCAGGCTTGGTTGTCTGATGGTCATTCCATGGCTGAGATTGCTCGTAGAATAGGTGTTCACCGTTCCAGCATCTCACGCGAGATTAAGCGTGGCTCTGTCCAGCAAGTCAAGAAAGTCAATGGTAAACTCGTTTATTTTCAGGACTATTTCGATGAGACAGCCCAAAATCTGGCTGAAAAGAGGCGGGAGGTTGTTTACTGTCTGAAACTTGAAAAGGTCTCAGAGTCTTTCCTAACCGCCTTTACGGAGGCCATGTTGGCTAAGCCAAGAATTCATAGTGTCGATACCTTTATTCATGCCTATAAGCAGGACAATCCTGATGAGCTAGTTCCCAGCACTAAAACCATGTACACCTATATTCATCAAGGATTACTGGCAGTTAAGCCTATTGACTTACCTCGTGCCGTGCGACTAAAACCAAAGGTCAAGAAGCGTACATCAACTAAGAAGCATTTGGGGACTTCCATTGAGGAACGCCCAGAAGAAATCAATAATCGTTCTGAGTTTGGACATTGGGAGATTGACTCTGTCCTTGGATTGAAAACAGCTGGAGAGCCATCTATCCTGACCCTGGTTGAACGCAAGACACGCTACGCGATCACCGTCTATCTGGCTGGGAAGAAGGCGGAGTTTGTGAACGAAGCCGTGTCTCAACTCCTTAAGGATTACCCCATCAAATCCATCACAGCGGATAACGGGGCGGAGTTTGCGACTCTGAGTCAATTAGAAGGGGTTCAGGTGTACTATGCTCATGCCTATTCCTCACACGAACGAGGCACCAATGAGAACTTTAACGGCTTGCTTAGGGAGTTTATCCCAAAAGGTAAATCGCTCAAATTCATCACAGCTGAGAGCTTAGCTACGGCTACCTCAGCCATCAACCAGAGACCAAGAAGATTATTAGGCTATCAGTCTGCCAAAACCCTGCTTGGGCTAGCCCAAGCAGCCTAA
- a CDS encoding recombinase family protein: MTKACIYLRLSRDDGDNVESNSIINQRSLLRDYARKHDITILEEFVDDGISGLTFNRPNFIRMMTMVDEKIIDTILVKDLSRFGRDYIETGKYIQRIFPAMGVRFISVNDHYDSLTADTNETHLVIPIKSLINDSYCRDISMKVRSTQKAKRQKGEFIGAFAPYGYRKDKNQRNHLVVDEAVRPIIEKIFSLKLEGYSSNAIANYLNHIGANTPGQYKKANQENFKGFYSYVHKWDTKMVNRILTNRVYVGDLEQGKHTKLNYKSQRLVQVNPEDWIRVADTHEKIISESTFEIANNLLLRDVKHGKDKPNIFAGLLFCGACKAQMLQRKNRYKGKASIQYICSTYNKGQGCSRHAIKYEILLEVVSTLVRQHLDWKSRLIEHSPKYLDKEQFFEIDFTSLIAERQKYEQLLQSLYMDLDDGLIDDAEYQEFQRSYRQKLKRIDNTIVQKKRVAQDLYEKLQNKQAWLEELSNSREEEELNRLALVTLLDRIEIHEEQELTLVFHDIKELEILQQLAQVKREVV; the protein is encoded by the coding sequence ATGACAAAAGCTTGTATTTATTTACGATTATCACGAGACGATGGAGATAATGTTGAAAGCAACTCTATTATTAATCAACGCTCGCTTTTGCGAGACTATGCTAGAAAGCATGATATTACAATCTTAGAAGAATTTGTGGATGATGGTATTAGTGGACTGACCTTTAACCGTCCTAATTTTATCCGAATGATGACGATGGTTGATGAGAAAATAATTGATACCATTCTGGTTAAAGACCTATCTCGCTTTGGGCGAGACTATATTGAAACGGGTAAGTATATTCAGAGAATCTTTCCTGCTATGGGGGTTCGGTTTATCTCGGTTAACGATCATTATGATAGTTTGACGGCAGATACGAATGAAACCCACTTGGTGATACCAATTAAAAGCCTCATCAATGATAGTTACTGTCGAGATATTTCTATGAAAGTCCGCAGTACCCAGAAAGCCAAGAGACAAAAGGGAGAATTTATTGGAGCTTTTGCCCCGTACGGCTATCGCAAAGATAAAAACCAAAGAAATCATTTGGTAGTAGATGAAGCTGTTCGTCCTATTATTGAGAAGATTTTTTCCTTGAAGTTAGAAGGCTACTCGTCAAATGCAATCGCAAACTATCTAAACCACATTGGTGCTAATACCCCTGGACAATACAAGAAAGCGAATCAAGAAAATTTCAAAGGTTTTTATAGTTATGTTCATAAGTGGGATACTAAGATGGTGAATCGTATTCTAACCAATCGCGTCTATGTCGGAGATTTAGAACAAGGGAAACATACCAAGCTTAATTACAAGTCTCAACGCTTAGTTCAGGTGAATCCCGAAGATTGGATACGAGTGGCAGATACCCATGAGAAGATTATCTCAGAAAGCACATTTGAGATTGCCAATAACCTCTTGCTTCGAGATGTTAAGCATGGTAAGGATAAACCGAATATCTTTGCAGGACTGTTGTTTTGTGGAGCTTGTAAGGCTCAAATGTTACAGAGGAAGAACCGTTATAAAGGCAAGGCAAGCATTCAGTATATTTGTAGTACCTACAATAAAGGACAAGGGTGTAGTCGTCATGCCATAAAATATGAAATACTCCTTGAGGTGGTATCAACCTTAGTTCGTCAACACCTTGATTGGAAGTCTCGCTTGATTGAACATAGTCCCAAGTATCTTGATAAAGAACAGTTCTTTGAGATTGACTTTACTAGTTTGATTGCGGAGCGTCAGAAATATGAACAATTGCTTCAATCTCTCTATATGGATTTGGATGATGGATTGATCGACGATGCAGAATATCAAGAGTTTCAACGAAGCTATCGCCAAAAGCTCAAAAGGATTGATAATACGATTGTCCAAAAGAAAAGAGTAGCACAAGACCTCTATGAGAAATTGCAGAATAAGCAAGCATGGTTGGAAGAATTGAGTAATTCACGAGAGGAAGAAGAACTAAATCGCCTAGCCCTAGTGACCTTGCTAGACCGAATTGAGATTCATGAGGAACAGGAGCTAACGCTGGTGTTCCACGATATAAAAGAGTTAGAAATCCTCCAACAGCTTGCTCAAGTTAAAAGGGAGGTGGTCTAA
- a CDS encoding recombinase family protein, translating to MARTKQRYRSEVTEEISIQTYRTGIYVRLSKERTETWRNKSQSLDSQESLARTFAKEHGLSVVKCYVDYEYSGTNFNRPAFQEMMEDIKKGAINCILIRDLSRLGRDYIEMGRLIDKVFPFLGVRFISINDQLDTLHGLEEKKSFEVEIKNLVNDLYSKDISKKVTAHNIHQASQGYYIGGFAPYGYQLVKHERGIKLAIDPLVKPILDLVFKMLLEGSSLSKVTNHLNQQQIAIPTSYRRTGHLYRTEEDTKVWRSPNLLRLVQNPVYLGHLVQRKTNKNLSAEEYVRFEYAHESYLTQDEYDKMVSLFRNRKHVWKSAIPKTPNRYKGLLYARDSSTQMYRYCKHFSGKKSDYDYYYFMDYVYDTATSNKQSVYISEQMLDKMMIRILQDEMIRLGDFETLLSSLEKKKEQCIATYQKQAARHRQTIMHLRAELGDLYASYSLLRESQSDYLAQKSEKYTKIETLSTEITNCDISIRQVEVEYQRQVLWLKNLFKSQKQIVLTEDLLSGLIERIEVDIDKNITVTFNCQIGGDCDV from the coding sequence ATGGCTCGTACGAAACAGCGTTATCGCTCAGAAGTGACAGAAGAAATTTCCATTCAGACTTATCGAACAGGGATTTATGTTCGTCTATCAAAAGAACGGACGGAAACCTGGCGGAACAAATCTCAATCCTTGGACAGCCAAGAGAGTCTTGCTCGGACTTTTGCCAAAGAGCATGGCTTAAGCGTCGTCAAATGTTATGTGGATTATGAATACTCAGGAACCAATTTCAACCGTCCGGCCTTTCAAGAGATGATGGAGGACATCAAGAAAGGAGCTATCAACTGTATCTTGATTCGAGATTTATCTCGTTTAGGACGAGATTATATTGAGATGGGACGTTTGATTGATAAAGTCTTCCCATTCCTAGGTGTTCGATTTATCTCTATCAATGATCAATTGGATACGCTCCATGGATTGGAAGAGAAGAAGTCTTTTGAAGTGGAAATTAAGAACTTAGTCAATGATTTATATTCAAAAGACATTTCAAAAAAGGTCACAGCTCACAACATCCATCAAGCCAGTCAAGGATATTACATCGGTGGTTTTGCTCCATACGGCTATCAGCTAGTAAAACATGAACGGGGGATAAAGCTTGCTATTGACCCTCTTGTGAAACCTATTTTAGATCTGGTCTTTAAGATGTTATTAGAGGGTAGCTCACTGTCTAAAGTAACGAATCACCTGAATCAACAACAGATTGCCATTCCTACTTCTTATAGGAGAACAGGACACTTGTATCGAACTGAGGAGGATACCAAAGTATGGAGAAGTCCTAATCTTCTTCGTTTAGTTCAAAATCCAGTCTATCTAGGACATCTCGTGCAACGAAAAACCAACAAGAATCTATCTGCAGAAGAGTATGTCCGCTTTGAGTATGCACACGAATCCTACCTCACTCAAGATGAGTATGATAAGATGGTATCTTTGTTTCGAAATCGAAAGCATGTCTGGAAATCAGCCATCCCTAAAACTCCGAACCGTTATAAGGGACTCCTTTATGCTCGAGATAGTTCAACTCAAATGTATCGCTATTGTAAGCATTTTTCAGGTAAGAAATCGGATTATGATTATTACTACTTTATGGATTATGTTTATGACACGGCTACATCCAACAAGCAAAGCGTTTATATTAGCGAACAAATGTTAGATAAGATGATGATACGGATACTTCAAGATGAAATGATACGACTAGGGGATTTCGAAACCTTATTATCTAGTTTAGAAAAAAAGAAAGAACAGTGTATTGCCACTTATCAAAAACAAGCTGCTCGACATCGTCAGACAATTATGCATCTGCGAGCAGAGCTAGGTGATCTTTATGCGTCCTATAGCTTGCTTAGGGAGAGCCAGTCGGACTATCTAGCGCAAAAATCTGAAAAATATACAAAAATTGAAACACTATCAACAGAAATCACCAACTGTGATATATCGATACGACAAGTGGAAGTAGAGTATCAGAGGCAAGTGCTTTGGCTCAAGAATCTTTTCAAAAGTCAGAAACAAATAGTCTTAACCGAAGACCTATTAAGCGGTTTGATCGAACGTATTGAAGTAGATATTGATAAGAATATCACTGTCACATTTAACTGTCAGATAGGTGGTGATTGCGATGTCTAA
- a CDS encoding recombinase family protein, producing the protein MSKVALYMRLSVDDYDRDESNSITNQRYLLHSFLDASSEFQAFQRLEFVDDGFSGTSVNRPAFQRLMDKVKSREIRAIIVKDLSRFMRDYLELGNYLENIFPFLGVRFIALNDQYDSLMSENNGLEIDVSFRNLLNDFYAKDVSEKVKSAMNTMKRSGKNMSWLPPFGYLKDPEDRFRIIIDEEVASIVRRIFQLCIEGLGTQYIARLLNEEKTITPAERKMQISQARYQKSIILTDEQTRNVWTKTSVRQILKNEAYKGTYLFNTRTYINGKHYKRPESEWERIENNHEAIIPVEMFEQAQQALKSRITGKVKQKQNHELRQSLLRGLVFCEHCGHRLLFQGNRNQRHYFYCLYCKNQGDEMKYCRSDKIEQEIMKSLAPRLEATRPKQSKANVLREIECLKAQKLSCFQDYKENNLSRDAYISKKQLIDKEIVDLEENLQARDELQLPRNNSLTKELLETYVEKVIVDCLGFFKVVYK; encoded by the coding sequence ATGTCTAAAGTTGCTTTGTATATGCGTTTATCTGTCGATGATTATGATCGTGATGAGAGTAATTCTATTACCAATCAACGCTATTTACTGCATTCTTTTTTAGATGCTTCATCTGAATTCCAGGCATTTCAGCGATTGGAGTTTGTGGACGATGGTTTTTCAGGAACAAGCGTCAATCGACCTGCCTTTCAGCGTCTGATGGATAAGGTTAAATCAAGAGAGATTCGTGCAATTATAGTCAAAGACCTATCTCGCTTTATGCGTGATTATTTGGAATTGGGGAACTATCTGGAGAACATTTTCCCCTTTCTAGGTGTCCGATTCATTGCTTTAAATGATCAATATGATAGTCTAATGTCTGAAAATAATGGTTTGGAGATTGATGTATCCTTTAGAAATCTGCTCAATGATTTTTACGCCAAAGATGTCTCTGAAAAAGTTAAAAGTGCCATGAATACCATGAAACGCTCAGGGAAAAATATGAGCTGGCTGCCTCCGTTTGGTTATCTGAAGGATCCGGAGGACCGATTTAGAATTATTATTGATGAAGAAGTCGCTTCGATTGTGAGACGAATTTTTCAATTGTGTATCGAAGGACTGGGAACTCAGTACATAGCTAGGTTACTCAACGAAGAGAAGACGATTACTCCAGCTGAACGAAAGATGCAGATTAGTCAAGCGAGATATCAAAAGTCTATCATTTTGACTGATGAGCAGACAAGAAATGTATGGACAAAAACAAGTGTCCGACAGATTTTAAAAAATGAAGCCTATAAAGGGACCTATCTCTTTAATACAAGAACCTATATCAATGGCAAACATTACAAGAGACCTGAATCAGAATGGGAACGAATTGAGAACAATCACGAGGCAATTATACCAGTAGAAATGTTTGAACAGGCTCAACAAGCTTTAAAATCAAGGATTACTGGCAAAGTCAAACAGAAACAAAATCATGAGTTAAGACAAAGTCTGTTAAGAGGCTTGGTATTTTGTGAGCATTGTGGTCATCGCTTATTATTTCAGGGAAACCGTAACCAACGTCATTATTTTTACTGTTTATATTGTAAAAATCAGGGTGATGAAATGAAATATTGTCGTTCGGATAAAATTGAACAAGAGATTATGAAGAGCTTAGCTCCTAGGTTAGAGGCTACTCGTCCCAAACAGTCAAAAGCTAATGTCCTTCGAGAGATTGAGTGTTTGAAAGCACAAAAATTATCCTGTTTTCAGGACTATAAGGAAAATAACCTGAGTCGAGACGCTTATATCAGTAAGAAGCAGCTAATTGATAAGGAAATCGTTGACTTAGAAGAAAATCTGCAAGCAAGAGATGAACTGCAATTACCAAGAAATAATAGCTTGACAAAAGAATTGTTAGAAACTTACGTAGAAAAAGTCATTGTGGACTGCTTGGGATTTTTCAAGGTAGTTTATAAATAA
- a CDS encoding NUDIX hydrolase, with protein MEYLELPRDAARRESMEEVNQEIQLGAILHEDSNVDETKQAVFTRLVYEAKLVAERPIILDPEEHSDYRWISSLAELEGESVVPYLQHLIP; from the coding sequence GTGGAATATTTGGAACTTCCGAGAGATGCTGCTAGGCGTGAGAGTATGGAAGAAGTGAATCAAGAGATCCAACTAGGGGCAATTTTACATGAGGATAGTAATGTCGATGAAACTAAGCAAGCAGTATTTACGCGCTTGGTGTATGAGGCAAAACTTGTGGCTGAGCGTCCCATTATCTTAGATCCAGAGGAACATAGCGACTATCGATGGATTTCTTCCTTGGCAGAATTGGAGGGAGAAAGTGTTGTTCCTTATCTTCAACATCTGATTCCTTAA
- a CDS encoding VOC family protein: MASKMLHTCLRVENLEKSIAFYADAFGFKELRRKDFPDHKFTIVYLGLEGDDYELELTYNYDHGPYVIGDGFAHVALSTPDLEGLHREHSEKGYEVTEPKGLPGNPPNYYFVKDPDGYKVEVIREK; this comes from the coding sequence ATGGCTAGTAAGATGTTGCACACCTGCTTGCGGGTTGAGAATTTAGAAAAATCAATCGCTTTTTATGCGGATGCTTTTGGATTTAAGGAATTGCGTCGGAAGGATTTTCCAGACCATAAGTTTACGATTGTTTATTTGGGCTTGGAGGGTGATGATTATGAGTTGGAATTGACTTATAATTATGATCATGGTCCTTATGTGATTGGAGATGGTTTTGCCCATGTGGCACTCAGCACACCTGATTTAGAAGGCTTGCACCGTGAGCATAGCGAAAAAGGTTACGAAGTGACAGAACCAAAAGGTTTGCCAGGAAATCCACCAAATTACTATTTTGTCAAAGATCCTGATGGCTATAAGGTTGAAGTCATTCGTGAAAAATAA
- a CDS encoding DeoR/GlpR family DNA-binding transcription regulator, with amino-acid sequence MLKSERKQVILAEIRHHRVVSLDQLTQALETSESTVRRDLDELEAEGQLKRIHGGAESIHSLQEEESNQEKSIKNVQEKERIAQKAASLIREQEVIFIDAGTTNELLIKELTNKQVTVVTNSIHHATQLVEKQIPTVIIGGMVKNSTDASIGGVALNQIGQLNFDKAFLGMNGVDEECYTTPDMEEGAVKRAILDNAKQTYILADGSKIGYSSFAKVAPLKRASLITIKGTSPLLQVLKEKTEVIEV; translated from the coding sequence ATGTTAAAATCAGAAAGAAAGCAAGTGATTTTAGCGGAAATCCGCCATCATCGTGTGGTCTCCTTAGATCAACTAACACAAGCTCTAGAGACTTCTGAATCCACTGTTAGAAGGGATTTGGATGAGCTAGAAGCAGAAGGTCAGCTCAAGCGAATTCATGGAGGAGCAGAAAGTATTCACTCGCTCCAAGAAGAGGAAAGCAATCAAGAAAAATCTATCAAAAACGTTCAAGAAAAAGAGCGAATTGCTCAAAAAGCAGCCAGTTTGATTCGAGAACAGGAAGTGATTTTTATTGATGCAGGTACGACTAATGAGTTGCTCATCAAAGAGTTGACAAACAAGCAAGTGACGGTGGTGACCAATTCGATTCATCATGCGACCCAGTTGGTGGAAAAGCAAATCCCAACAGTGATTATCGGAGGGATGGTCAAAAACTCAACCGATGCTAGTATTGGTGGAGTTGCACTCAATCAAATTGGCCAGTTGAATTTTGATAAGGCCTTTTTGGGGATGAATGGTGTTGATGAGGAATGCTATACCACTCCTGATATGGAAGAAGGAGCAGTGAAGCGAGCGATTTTAGACAATGCGAAGCAGACTTATATCTTGGCAGATGGCTCAAAGATTGGCTATTCTTCCTTTGCTAAGGTAGCTCCTCTAAAGCGTGCTAGTTTGATTACGATTAAGGGCACGTCTCCCCTTTTGCAAGTATTAAAAGAAAAAACGGAGGTTATAGAAGTATGA